From the Suncus etruscus isolate mSunEtr1 chromosome 19, mSunEtr1.pri.cur, whole genome shotgun sequence genome, one window contains:
- the C19H8orf82 gene encoding UPF0598 protein C8orf82 homolog, with protein sequence MWPLCGASRAWAGAVARCRGARALSGAGAVSYTQGQSPEPRTREYFYYVDHQGQLFLDDARMKNFTTCFKDPRFLVTFFSRLKPNRCGRYEAAFPFLSLCGRERNFLRCEDRPVVFTHLLAAGPGGPRLSYCGGGEALSVPFEPARLLPLAANGRLYHPAPEPAGGAGLVRSALAYELSACFEYAPGAPALPTHVRWQGRRLPLTMDLAPRLAPPPPPPA encoded by the exons ATGTGGCCGCTTTGCGGGGCGTCTCGGGCGTGGGCCGGGGCCGTGGCGCGCTGCCGGGGAGCCCGGGCGCTCAGCGGGGCCGGGGCCGTCTCGTACACGCAGGGCCAGAGCCCCGAGCCCCGGACCCGCGAGTACTTCTACTACGTGGACCACCAGGGCCAG CTCTTCCTAGATGATGCCAGGATGAAGAACTTCACCACCTGCTTCAAAG ACCCGCGGTTCCTGGTCACCTTCTTCTCGCGCCTGAAGCCCAACCGCTGCGGGCGCTACGAGGCCGCCTTCCCGTTCCTGTCGCTGTGCGGCCGGGAGCGCAACTTCCTGCGCTGCGAGGACCGGCCCGTGGTCTTCACGCACCTGCTGGCGGCCGGCCCGGGCGGCCCGCGGCTGTCCTACTGCGGCGGCGGCGAGGCGCTGTCGGTGCCCTTCGAGCCGGCGCGCCTGCTGCCCCTGGCCGCCAACGGGCGCCTCTACCACCCGGCGCCCGAGCCGGCGGGCGGCGCGGGGCTGGTGCGCTCGGCGCTGGCCTACGAGCTGAGCGCCTGCTTCGAGTACGCGCCCGGGGCGCCCGCGCTCCCCACGCACGTGCGCTGGCAGGGCCGCCGCCTGCCGCTCACCATGGACCTGGCCCCGCGGCTggcgcccccgccgccgccgccggcctAG